Sequence from the Armatimonadota bacterium genome:
CGGTTGAACTCGATTATATAGAAACTGCGATGCGGATAGAGAACAATCGCGCCAAATTCTGCCTTGGGATATTTCACGGATTCAAAGTAATGGAAGGAGAGCGCTGATGTGTGGACAGACTGGGGTCATCTATGGACCAAAAAAGAGACAGTCGGAGGAGCAGACATATCTGAAGTGGCTTTTTATACATTTGCTGCTATTGAGTGAGAGGCGAGGACCTTTCGCGACCGGTCTTGCCTGGCTGAAAAAAGATGGCAGTCACTGCATTTTCAAACGTCCGATGCGCGCAGTTGAGTTTGTGAAGATGAAACAGTTTGTTGATGCGATAGCCTATGTTGACAACTCAACGACCTGGCTTGCCGGACATACCCGCTGGCCTACACGCGGTTCGATAGAGAGAATTGAAAATGCACATCCCATTCGCTCGGGATATGTCTTGGGCACTCATAACGGCACTATTGCAAATGCAGACGAATTGTTCAAAGAGTTTGACCTGCCAAGGTTTGCTGAGGTAGACAGCGAGATAATCTTCAGAATGACCGATGCTGATATGAAGAACGGTCGTATCGATACCGATGTGCTCAAGAGCCGACTCGCCCTTTGCAGTGGGCAGATAAGCGCGGTAATGGCATCTAAGCTCGATCCCCAAATTGTAGTCGTGGTAAAGGGCAATATGCCCCTGGAATTGAGATATCATCCGGAGCACAGGGTAGTAGTATATGCCTCAGATTCCACGTATCTCAATACCGCGCTTTCTCGTGAGAAGGGCTGGCGACGGATAGCAGCGAAACCTATGAGCATAATGACTTTTCACATTGACAACCTGCCGAATTTTGAAAGCGTGCCGTTTCGGTTAGCCGGAGTGTCTGTTGCTAACTTCGAGCGTTTTACAGGTCGGTAGGCTCGAAAATATGAATATTGTCTGTGAGTCCCCAGGAGAAATCCGTATGAATCTGTCTGCCTTCTGGGGACAAGAATTTATCACAGAGAGTGATACTTCTACAGTCCGAGAGCATCCGCGCTGTTTTCTTCGAACAGACGGCCCAGACGGATATATCTCTTCAATGAACTGATGGATTTATGCCCGGTCTGTTGAGCAATAATGTGCTCAGCCACACCGGCTCTGCTTGCCTGAGTGCAGTGACCGGACCTCAGTGAGTGCCCGCTGTATTTCTCAGGGTCCAGCCCTGCTGCATTTGCAGCTCTTTTGACAACCGTCCCTATCGCTCTTCTTGAAAGCCTGTCGGACACTAGATTGTTATATCTATCGAGTCCTCGGAAGATTGCACCCTCTGTAATCTGAGATATCTCCAACCAGCGCTCGAGTGCAGCTACCGGGCAGGTATCGAAATTCTTGCCACGGGGGATACCCACTAATCGACCCTCTCCCTGCTGGTCGGTTTTACTTCGCCTCAGAAGAATAACAATACCTTCATCCCGATAGTTGATGTCAGCGACATTCAATCCAACGATTTCTGAGCGCCTGAATGCTCCGGCGAAACCTATGAGGATTATTGCTTTGTCACGTATACCGAGAAATGTATCCGGCAGTGCCTCTACCATCCGCTTGATATCTTCCGACAGCAGAGCATCCACCGGCTTTGGCGGGCTGCCTATCTTCCTCGTCATTCCGTGCAGCAATTCTTTTATTGCCGGGTGACTTGTCGGGGTTGGATATCCGGCCTCACGATGAGCTGCGGCTATTGCGGCACAGTGTCTGCGGATAGTTGTAATGCGGAAGTTCTTCATCGCTAGTGATGTGAAGTAACAGCCGACAACATCCGGTGATGAAGGCATATAAGGAAGAGCGTGACTTATACACCACCGCTCAAAGCCCTTCCAGTCACGCGCATATATCTCTTTCGTGGAATCGGCAATGGTGGTTGTGAGGAAGTTTTGAGCGTTTTCGAGGAGTTCAAGAAGCTCGGAATCAGCCCCCTCCGCAGCTTCCTGGAACACAATATTTCTGGTAGTCAGTGTAGCATGAGAATCTGTCATTTGCAAGCATTTTCTTCGCATTTCGGCAATTTTTCGGCCCGATAGTGCGATGAAAGGAGTTGCCGTGACCCTGAAGCATAAACGCAAACCGGTGATAAGTCAAGGCGTTGGCAGCGAAAAGCGAAGAAATGATCTTCTGGCTTCCACGAATATTGTGTTATCGGTTTTTTACCCGTCTGATGGTCGATCTATGTGGTTGATGGAGGCTGTTCGTGAAGTTATATCGTCTGGTTGCAGTGATTCTGCTGGGTGGGCTTATCCTCGGCGCCGTAGGATATTGCTTGTGCAGCAGTATTGTTCCAATTCAGACACCGGCTTACATCGGAAATGTGCGGACCGGTATCTTTCATCGCAGGACATGCAGCTATCTGCCACATGAAAAGAACAGGTCGTATTTCGAGTCCAGAGAGGAGGCGATCGATGCAGGATACAGACCGTGCCGGAAATGCAGGCCGTAGTCTGCAGTTACTGTGGCCGGAACTGC
This genomic interval carries:
- a CDS encoding DUF5049 domain-containing protein, whose product is MHNIRVLVPKAVMDGMLAIRSSGRTNMFDLSEVVRIAVELDYIETAMRIENNRAKFCLGIFHGFKVMEGER
- a CDS encoding Ada metal-binding domain-containing protein, producing MKLYRLVAVILLGGLILGAVGYCLCSSIVPIQTPAYIGNVRTGIFHRRTCSYLPHEKNRSYFESREEAIDAGYRPCRKCRP
- a CDS encoding site-specific integrase; this translates as MTDSHATLTTRNIVFQEAAEGADSELLELLENAQNFLTTTIADSTKEIYARDWKGFERWCISHALPYMPSSPDVVGCYFTSLAMKNFRITTIRRHCAAIAAAHREAGYPTPTSHPAIKELLHGMTRKIGSPPKPVDALLSEDIKRMVEALPDTFLGIRDKAIILIGFAGAFRRSEIVGLNVADINYRDEGIVILLRRSKTDQQGEGRLVGIPRGKNFDTCPVAALERWLEISQITEGAIFRGLDRYNNLVSDRLSRRAIGTVVKRAANAAGLDPEKYSGHSLRSGHCTQASRAGVAEHIIAQQTGHKSISSLKRYIRLGRLFEENSADALGL
- a CDS encoding glucosamine 6-phosphate synthetase, whose product is MCGQTGVIYGPKKRQSEEQTYLKWLFIHLLLLSERRGPFATGLAWLKKDGSHCIFKRPMRAVEFVKMKQFVDAIAYVDNSTTWLAGHTRWPTRGSIERIENAHPIRSGYVLGTHNGTIANADELFKEFDLPRFAEVDSEIIFRMTDADMKNGRIDTDVLKSRLALCSGQISAVMASKLDPQIVVVVKGNMPLELRYHPEHRVVVYASDSTYLNTALSREKGWRRIAAKPMSIMTFHIDNLPNFESVPFRLAGVSVANFERFTGR